The following coding sequences lie in one Kribbella sp. NBC_00709 genomic window:
- a CDS encoding nucleotidyltransferase family protein — protein MNIPASSDVEGAARVAGLVLAAGAGRRFGAPKALVRDPAGVSWVVRTSRLLTEAGCTPVVVVIGAAADQVRTELTNEPVEVVEATDWTEGMGASLRTGLTTLSSEVGDAVVVATVDVPGLTADVVRRVAESAEVGALARATYHGAPGHPVVIGRVHWEGVIASARGDEGARGYLREHDVVLLECSDLADGADVDTVKDLPPGHG, from the coding sequence GTGAACATCCCAGCCTCGTCCGACGTGGAGGGCGCGGCGCGGGTGGCCGGCCTGGTACTCGCGGCCGGCGCCGGCCGCCGGTTCGGCGCTCCGAAGGCGCTGGTCCGCGACCCCGCCGGCGTTTCCTGGGTCGTCCGCACCTCCCGCCTGCTCACCGAGGCCGGCTGCACACCGGTCGTAGTCGTCATCGGCGCCGCCGCCGACCAGGTCCGCACCGAGCTCACGAACGAGCCCGTCGAGGTCGTCGAAGCAACCGACTGGACCGAAGGCATGGGCGCTTCCCTCCGAACCGGCCTAACCACCCTCAGCTCGGAGGTTGGGGATGCGGTGGTGGTGGCGACGGTTGATGTGCCCGGGTTGACGGCTGACGTCGTACGGCGGGTTGCCGAAAGCGCCGAAGTGGGGGCGCTGGCGCGGGCGACTTATCACGGCGCACCCGGGCATCCGGTGGTTATTGGGCGGGTGCACTGGGAGGGGGTGATTGCGTCCGCGCGGGGTGACGAGGGGGCTCGTGGGTATCTCAGGGAGCACGACGTGGTGCTGCTGGAGTGCTCGGATCTGGCTGACGGGGCGGATGTGGACACGGTGAAGGATTTGCCGCCGGGGCACGGGTGA
- a CDS encoding AAA family ATPase, whose product MTAVGSADELAECLRSTGYLADEGLATVGYLALALHRPLLLEGEPGTGKTSLAAAIAEALDLQLIRLQCYEGIDASQALYDWDFPRQILHLRTVEATSSDAVVEEVEKSLFDERFLLSRPVLRALRESPAVLLVDEIDRADDEFEAFLLEVLSTYEVTIPELGTITAEVPPIVVLTSNRTREVHDALKRRCLYHWIDHPGLAREIEIVRTRLPEVSARLAEQVARSVQRIREIDLLKPPGVAETLDWARALEALGADVLDVETAAATLGAVLKYREDTDRVRESLDRLLAS is encoded by the coding sequence ATGACTGCAGTCGGATCGGCGGATGAGCTGGCCGAATGTCTGCGGTCGACCGGGTATCTGGCCGATGAGGGCCTGGCCACGGTCGGCTATCTGGCGCTGGCTCTGCACCGGCCGCTGCTGCTCGAAGGCGAACCCGGCACCGGCAAGACCTCCCTCGCCGCCGCGATCGCCGAGGCGCTCGACCTGCAGCTGATCCGGCTGCAGTGCTACGAGGGCATCGACGCCTCCCAGGCGCTCTACGACTGGGACTTCCCGCGCCAGATCCTGCACCTGCGGACCGTCGAGGCCACCAGTTCCGACGCCGTCGTCGAGGAGGTCGAGAAGAGCCTGTTCGACGAGCGCTTCCTGCTGTCCCGCCCGGTACTGCGCGCCCTCCGCGAGAGCCCCGCCGTGCTGCTCGTCGACGAGATCGACCGGGCCGACGACGAGTTCGAGGCGTTCCTGCTCGAGGTGCTGTCGACGTACGAGGTGACGATCCCCGAGCTCGGCACGATCACCGCCGAGGTGCCGCCGATCGTCGTGCTCACCTCGAACCGGACCCGCGAGGTGCACGACGCGCTCAAGCGCCGCTGCCTGTACCACTGGATCGACCATCCGGGCCTGGCCCGCGAGATCGAGATCGTTCGCACCCGGCTGCCCGAGGTGTCGGCCCGGCTCGCCGAGCAGGTCGCCCGGTCGGTGCAACGGATCCGGGAGATCGACCTGCTCAAACCGCCCGGCGTCGCGGAGACCCTCGACTGGGCCCGTGCCCTCGAGGCGCTCGGCGCGGACGTCCTCGACGTCGAGACCGCGGCCGCGACCCTGGGCGCCGTGCTCAAGTATCGCGAGGACACCGACCGCGTCCGCGAATCCCTCGACCGCTTGCTGGCGAGCTGA
- a CDS encoding vWA domain-containing protein has translation MAEPAEPALALAGFASALRHAGLPVTADRVQLFLRAVAALDPTVTSDVYWAGRAALCGGPDDTARYDEVFAAWFSGQRSRGVVRRTPQTSVQAALDEGGEGADGERTLNVSASTTEVLRHRDVADLSATDRAELARLFGTLRPRVPVRRANRRRPSHRGEIDPRRTLRAQLRQVGEPGRVRYRRRGVRPRRIVVLIDVSGSMRPYADSLLRLAHTMVQKAPRAVEVFTIGTRLTRVTPALRHRDADFALRSAGDVVPDWSGGTRLGEVLKVFLDRWGQRGTARRAVVVVCSDGWERGDSSLLGAQMQRLAGLAHRVVWLNPHRGKPGYEPVQAGIVAVLPHVDDLVAGHSLTSFAALLEVVADA, from the coding sequence ATGGCCGAGCCGGCAGAACCCGCTCTCGCGCTGGCCGGCTTCGCTTCTGCGCTCCGGCACGCCGGCCTGCCGGTCACCGCCGACCGCGTGCAGCTCTTCCTCCGCGCCGTCGCGGCCCTGGACCCGACTGTCACGTCCGACGTGTACTGGGCGGGCCGCGCCGCCCTCTGCGGTGGCCCCGACGACACGGCGCGGTACGACGAGGTGTTCGCCGCGTGGTTCTCCGGACAGCGATCGCGCGGGGTCGTCCGGCGTACTCCGCAGACGTCCGTACAGGCCGCGCTCGACGAAGGCGGCGAAGGAGCGGACGGCGAACGTACGCTCAACGTCTCCGCGAGTACGACGGAAGTCCTGCGGCACCGCGATGTCGCCGACCTGTCCGCGACCGACCGCGCCGAACTCGCCCGCCTGTTCGGCACCCTCCGCCCACGAGTGCCGGTCCGTCGGGCGAACCGCCGCCGGCCGTCGCATCGCGGCGAGATCGATCCGCGCCGAACGCTGCGCGCCCAGCTTCGTCAGGTCGGCGAACCGGGCCGTGTCCGCTACCGCCGCCGTGGCGTCCGGCCCCGGCGCATCGTCGTACTCATCGACGTCTCCGGTTCGATGCGCCCGTACGCCGACAGTCTGCTGCGGCTCGCGCACACGATGGTCCAGAAGGCACCGCGCGCGGTGGAGGTCTTCACCATCGGCACCCGGCTGACCCGGGTGACTCCGGCGCTGCGGCACCGCGATGCCGACTTCGCGTTGCGGTCGGCGGGCGACGTCGTACCGGACTGGTCGGGTGGGACCCGGCTGGGTGAGGTCCTGAAGGTGTTCCTGGATCGATGGGGTCAGCGCGGTACTGCGCGGCGTGCTGTCGTGGTGGTGTGCAGTGACGGATGGGAGCGCGGCGACTCCTCGTTGCTCGGGGCACAGATGCAGCGGCTCGCCGGTCTCGCGCATCGCGTGGTGTGGCTGAACCCGCATCGCGGCAAGCCGGGGTACGAACCTGTGCAGGCGGGGATCGTCGCGGTACTGCCGCACGTGGACGATCTGGTCGCCGGGCACAGCCTGACGAGCTTCGCGGCGCTTCTGGAGGTGGTGGCCGATGCGTGA
- a CDS encoding XdhC/CoxI family protein encodes MRDVLDRLVTWWEAGESVAVGTVVATFESAPRPPGAVMLVGPGLEAVGSVSGGCVEGAVYQLGEEILESGEPVLQRYGVSDESAFAVGLTCGGILDVFVEKVDRQSFPELGEVAADIAEGRPVAVATVVAHPNPAILGRRLIIRPDPGGEERGASGSLGSDRADDAVVDDARGLLASGRTETLEYGPDGQRRGEGMRVFVSSYAPVPRLLVFGAIDFAAAVARLGSFLGYRVTVCDARAVFATASRFPFADEVIVDWPHRYLAGESEAGRIDDRTVICVLTHDPKFDVPLLEVALRLPQVAYIGAMGSRRTHDDRLKRLREAGLTEAEIARLASPIGLDLGARTPEETAVSIAAEIIAQRWGGAGQRLSAAAGPIHH; translated from the coding sequence ATGCGTGACGTGCTCGATCGGTTGGTGACGTGGTGGGAAGCCGGCGAATCAGTTGCCGTCGGCACCGTTGTTGCGACGTTCGAGTCGGCGCCGCGGCCGCCTGGCGCGGTGATGCTGGTCGGCCCTGGGCTGGAGGCGGTCGGCAGCGTGTCCGGCGGCTGTGTCGAGGGCGCGGTGTACCAGCTCGGCGAGGAGATCCTCGAGTCCGGGGAGCCGGTCCTGCAGCGGTACGGCGTCAGCGACGAGTCGGCGTTCGCAGTCGGGTTGACCTGCGGAGGCATCCTGGACGTGTTCGTCGAAAAGGTCGACCGTCAGTCGTTCCCCGAGCTCGGTGAGGTAGCGGCCGACATCGCCGAGGGCCGCCCGGTCGCAGTAGCAACCGTCGTCGCCCACCCCAACCCAGCAATCCTCGGCCGCCGCCTGATCATCCGCCCAGACCCGGGTGGCGAGGAGCGGGGCGCGAGCGGGAGTTTGGGGTCCGATCGGGCGGATGATGCGGTGGTTGACGACGCGCGTGGGTTGTTGGCCAGCGGGCGGACCGAGACGCTGGAGTACGGGCCGGACGGGCAGCGGCGTGGTGAAGGCATGCGGGTGTTCGTGTCGTCGTACGCACCTGTGCCGCGGCTACTCGTGTTCGGCGCGATCGACTTCGCGGCGGCGGTCGCGCGCCTCGGGTCGTTCCTCGGGTACCGCGTGACCGTCTGCGACGCGCGGGCGGTGTTCGCGACCGCGTCCCGGTTCCCGTTCGCCGACGAGGTGATCGTGGACTGGCCGCACCGGTACCTGGCGGGGGAGTCCGAGGCCGGCCGGATCGACGACCGGACAGTGATCTGCGTACTGACGCATGACCCGAAGTTCGACGTACCACTGCTGGAAGTCGCTTTGCGGTTGCCGCAGGTCGCGTACATCGGCGCGATGGGTTCGCGGCGTACGCACGACGACCGGCTCAAGCGACTCCGGGAGGCAGGACTGACCGAGGCGGAGATCGCCCGGCTGGCGAGCCCGATCGGTCTCGACCTCGGCGCCCGGACGCCGGAGGAGACCGCGGTCAGCATCGCAGCCGAGATCATCGCCCAACGCTGGGGTGGCGCCGGGCAACGACTCTCGG